The Pseudomonas fluorescens genome includes a window with the following:
- a CDS encoding ABC transporter ATP-binding protein, protein MATNVPILQIDDIEVLYEQTILAVRSVSLEVGKGQVVVLLGANGAGKSTTLKAASNLVRAERGEVVRGRIVYQGRDVTRSAPHTLAASGLVQVLEGRHCFAQLTVEENLLAGALARQVPRRQLLADLESVYGHFPRLKLRRKSLAGYTSGGEQQMIAIGRALMAKPQLVLLDEPSMGLAPQIVEEIFEIVRQLNQRDGVSFLIAEQNINIALRYAHHGYVLESGRVVSEGSAEQLAARGDLQDFYLGARTAAL, encoded by the coding sequence ATGGCGACGAACGTGCCGATCCTGCAGATCGACGATATTGAAGTGCTCTACGAACAGACCATCCTGGCGGTGCGCAGTGTGTCGCTGGAGGTGGGAAAAGGGCAGGTCGTGGTGCTGCTGGGCGCCAACGGCGCGGGTAAAAGCACCACGCTGAAGGCGGCCTCCAACCTGGTGCGCGCCGAACGGGGCGAGGTGGTGCGGGGGCGGATTGTCTACCAGGGGCGAGACGTGACCCGCAGCGCGCCTCACACCTTGGCGGCGAGCGGTCTGGTGCAAGTGCTGGAAGGTCGGCATTGCTTTGCCCAGTTGACCGTGGAGGAAAACCTGCTGGCCGGTGCCCTGGCGCGCCAGGTGCCACGGCGCCAGTTGCTGGCTGACCTGGAATCGGTTTACGGCCATTTTCCCCGACTGAAACTGCGGCGCAAAAGCCTGGCCGGCTACACCTCGGGCGGCGAGCAACAGATGATCGCGATCGGTCGTGCGCTGATGGCCAAGCCGCAACTGGTCTTGCTGGACGAACCGTCGATGGGGTTGGCGCCGCAGATCGTCGAGGAAATCTTCGAGATCGTGCGGCAACTCAATCAGCGTGATGGTGTGAGCTTCTTGATCGCCGAGCAGAACATCAACATCGCCCTGCGCTACGCCCACCATGGCTATGTGTTGGAAAGCGGGCGTGTGGTCAGTGAAGGCAGCGCCGAACAGCTGGCGGCCCGCGGCGATCTCCAGGATTTCTACCTGGGCGCGCGAACAGCAGCGCTGTGA
- a CDS encoding serine hydrolase domain-containing protein: protein MNQNTVPSLASLYVETHESPFDARLAPSLMQGFPAEPHRRVTWHNWMSPPFNQWGFRNLARLRPCIDVRVGSGPVSAFKQALQPLDELHFDSECGLSISVIDHLIASQTDGFLVLKGDTVLFERYFNGQCPQDRHIMFSVTKSLIGALGEQLVCEGLLDPTLTAAHYVPELTGSAFGDATVRQLFDMAVAVDYSEVYEDPDSESSQYGYACGFQPAPAQYTTFESLYQYLPSLRKRGSHGGFFHYVTATTEALAWVMERASGKACHQLLQEVWSQLGCERDGYFLADPWGRSVAGAGFSATLRDMARFGRLLANDGRQGGTQLLSAEALAGIATGADPAIYAASPDFSSWTPGASYRSQWYVFNDHSQALMAGGIHGQYLFIDKPSGVVIVKQSSLGEAVSPFDGDSVRMLRAIAAHLTP, encoded by the coding sequence ATGAATCAGAACACCGTGCCTTCACTGGCCAGTCTTTACGTCGAGACTCACGAATCGCCATTTGACGCACGCCTGGCGCCTTCACTCATGCAAGGCTTTCCCGCCGAACCCCACCGCCGCGTCACCTGGCACAACTGGATGAGCCCACCGTTCAACCAGTGGGGCTTCCGCAACCTGGCGCGCTTGCGTCCTTGCATCGATGTGCGGGTCGGTAGCGGACCGGTCAGCGCGTTCAAGCAGGCGCTCCAGCCGCTGGATGAGCTGCACTTCGACAGCGAGTGTGGCTTGAGCATCAGCGTGATCGACCACCTGATCGCCAGCCAGACCGATGGGTTCCTGGTCCTCAAGGGCGACACCGTGCTGTTCGAGCGCTACTTCAATGGCCAGTGCCCCCAGGACCGGCACATCATGTTTTCGGTGACCAAGTCGCTGATCGGTGCCCTGGGCGAGCAACTGGTCTGCGAAGGCCTGTTGGACCCGACGCTGACAGCCGCCCATTACGTACCGGAACTGACGGGCAGCGCGTTCGGCGATGCGACCGTGCGCCAGCTGTTCGACATGGCCGTGGCCGTCGATTACAGCGAGGTCTATGAGGACCCGGATTCCGAGAGTTCCCAATACGGTTACGCCTGCGGTTTCCAGCCGGCGCCAGCGCAGTACACGACGTTCGAATCCCTGTACCAGTACTTGCCGTCATTGAGAAAGCGCGGCAGTCACGGCGGGTTTTTCCATTACGTGACGGCCACCACCGAGGCGTTGGCCTGGGTCATGGAGCGGGCATCAGGCAAGGCCTGCCATCAGTTGCTGCAGGAGGTCTGGAGCCAGTTGGGTTGTGAACGTGACGGCTACTTTCTGGCGGATCCCTGGGGCCGCAGCGTGGCCGGTGCCGGGTTCAGTGCGACCTTGCGTGACATGGCGCGCTTCGGTCGCCTGCTGGCCAACGATGGCCGCCAGGGTGGGACACAACTGCTCTCGGCCGAGGCGCTGGCCGGTATCGCCACCGGAGCCGACCCCGCGATCTACGCTGCATCCCCCGACTTTTCGAGCTGGACCCCAGGCGCGTCCTACCGCAGCCAATGGTATGTCTTCAACGACCACAGCCAGGCGCTCATGGCCGGTGGCATCCATGGTCAATACCTGTTCATCGACAAACCGTCCGGCGTGGTGATCGTCAAGCAGTCGTCCCTGGGCGAGGCCGTCAGCCCCTTCGACGGCGACAGCGTGCGCATGCTGCGTGCCATCGCGGCGCACCTGACGCCCTGA
- a CDS encoding polyamine ABC transporter substrate-binding protein — translation MSLFLRNTLLGAVVSMLVSGASLAEERTVRIYNWIEYLPPEILKSFEEETGIRPIYDVFDSVETLESKLLTGNSGYDVVYPSSSNVSHLIAAGAVQPLDRSQLPNWQHLDPEFMKTLEAIGDEGNRYAAPYLWGTTLIGYNVDKVRQVLGADVQMNTWDIIFKEENMAKLASCGVGFLDAANEIVPIALHYKGLDPNSQKREDYPQAQAAMHTVRPYITYFNSSRYGMDLANGEICVGVGWSGGVALATRLADAAGKGVKVAMALPKEGAPMWADVMMVPTNAPHTAEAYAFINYILRPDVIARISNKIGYPNPNKDATALVDAEIRSNPAMYIPDEARKTLFMLEPVPAAVERIRTRTWTAIKTNR, via the coding sequence ATGAGCCTGTTTTTGCGCAACACCTTGCTGGGCGCTGTCGTTTCGATGTTGGTCAGTGGCGCAAGCCTGGCCGAAGAGCGGACGGTGCGAATCTATAACTGGATCGAGTACCTGCCGCCTGAAATCCTCAAGAGTTTCGAGGAGGAAACCGGCATCCGTCCCATCTACGACGTTTTCGACAGCGTCGAGACCTTGGAGTCCAAACTCCTGACCGGCAACTCCGGGTATGACGTGGTCTACCCGAGCAGTTCCAACGTCAGCCACCTGATTGCCGCCGGTGCCGTCCAACCCCTGGACCGCAGCCAATTGCCGAACTGGCAGCATCTGGACCCCGAGTTCATGAAAACCCTGGAAGCCATCGGTGACGAAGGCAACCGTTACGCGGCGCCGTATCTCTGGGGCACGACCCTGATCGGCTATAACGTCGACAAGGTCCGGCAGGTGCTCGGGGCTGACGTGCAGATGAATACCTGGGACATCATCTTCAAGGAAGAGAATATGGCCAAGTTGGCCAGTTGCGGTGTCGGCTTCCTTGATGCGGCGAACGAGATCGTACCCATCGCCTTGCATTACAAAGGCCTGGATCCCAACAGCCAGAAGCGCGAAGACTACCCGCAGGCCCAGGCGGCGATGCACACGGTTCGCCCGTACATCACCTATTTCAACTCGTCACGCTATGGCATGGACCTGGCCAACGGTGAGATCTGCGTCGGGGTGGGCTGGTCTGGCGGCGTGGCCCTGGCCACGCGACTGGCCGATGCCGCCGGCAAGGGTGTCAAGGTGGCGATGGCCTTACCCAAGGAAGGTGCGCCGATGTGGGCGGACGTCATGATGGTGCCCACCAACGCCCCTCATACCGCAGAGGCCTACGCCTTCATCAACTACATCCTGCGCCCGGATGTGATTGCCCGGATCAGCAACAAGATTGGTTACCCCAACCCGAACAAGGACGCCACGGCATTGGTGGACGCCGAGATCCGTAGCAACCCGGCCATGTATATACCGGATGAAGCTCGCAAGACCCTGTTCATGCTAGAGCCCGTGCCGGCTGCCGTGGAGCGGATCCGCACGCGCACCTGGACCGCCATCAAGACCAATCGCTGA
- a CDS encoding sigma-54 interaction domain-containing protein has translation MQLLTLPPSPGLATSIRATAQVFEDPTSRALLEHLQQVAPSDASVLIIGQTGTGKELVARHVHNLSARRHKPFVAVNCGAFSETLVEAELFGHEKGAFTGALTAKAGWFEEADGGTLFLDEIGDLPLPIQVKLLRVLQEREVVRLGSRKSIKINVRVLAATNVQLEKAINAGHFREDLYYRLNVVSLVLKPLRERPGDILPLIRHFIAQYSHRLGHGEVTLDAQAQRKLLDYSWPGNIRELENVIHHTLLICRNNVIGVQDLHLSNLRIERRDNPPDSAPQSAEALLQKAFEKLLEQEHGDVYEKVEAELLRTAYRYANCNQVHTASLLGLSRNVTRTLLIRIGELVVNKRRPALSTRDGQVINLST, from the coding sequence ATGCAGCTTCTAACACTTCCCCCCTCTCCCGGCCTGGCCACCTCGATTCGTGCCACGGCCCAGGTCTTCGAAGACCCCACCTCCCGCGCCTTGCTGGAACACCTGCAACAAGTGGCGCCCAGTGACGCCAGCGTGCTGATCATCGGCCAGACCGGGACCGGCAAGGAACTGGTGGCGCGCCACGTACACAACCTCAGCGCCCGTCGCCACAAGCCGTTCGTGGCGGTCAACTGCGGGGCGTTTTCCGAAACCCTGGTGGAGGCCGAGCTGTTCGGCCATGAAAAAGGCGCGTTCACCGGCGCACTGACGGCCAAGGCCGGCTGGTTCGAGGAAGCGGATGGCGGCACCTTGTTCCTCGATGAAATCGGTGATCTGCCGCTGCCGATCCAGGTCAAGTTGCTGCGGGTATTGCAGGAGCGCGAAGTGGTTCGACTGGGGTCGCGCAAGAGCATCAAGATCAATGTACGCGTGTTGGCGGCCACCAACGTACAGCTGGAAAAAGCCATCAATGCCGGACACTTTCGCGAAGACCTCTATTACCGCCTGAACGTGGTCAGCCTGGTGCTCAAGCCGCTGCGCGAACGTCCCGGCGACATCCTGCCGTTGATACGCCACTTCATTGCACAGTACAGCCACAGGCTTGGCCACGGCGAGGTGACGCTGGATGCCCAGGCGCAACGCAAGTTGCTCGACTACTCCTGGCCGGGGAACATCCGCGAACTGGAAAATGTCATTCACCACACCCTGTTGATTTGCCGTAACAATGTGATCGGCGTGCAGGACCTGCACCTGTCGAACCTCCGTATCGAACGCCGGGACAACCCGCCGGACTCGGCCCCCCAAAGCGCAGAGGCGCTTTTGCAAAAAGCCTTCGAGAAACTGCTCGAACAAGAGCATGGCGACGTGTATGAAAAGGTCGAGGCCGAGTTGCTACGCACCGCCTACCGATACGCCAATTGCAATCAGGTCCATACCGCCAGCCTGCTGGGCCTGAGTCGCAATGTCACCCGCACGTTGCTGATCAGGATTGGCGAACTGGTGGTCAACAAACGCCGCCCCGCGCTCAGTACGCGGGACGGCCAGGTCATCAACCTTTCAACCTGA
- a CDS encoding HlyD family type I secretion periplasmic adaptor subunit, whose amino-acid sequence MRDLTPGAQAYSEQALSVRSTTTLPSASTDAGSAARYGVGFLVLTLGGFLLWACLAPLDQGVVGSGTVVVAGERKAVQSLVGGVVEKLLVSDGDRVTQGQLLVQLNTVQAQSQLDVTLGKLLNDRSIEARLIAERLGNAEIQWPAELLAHADEPRVKAAMALQSQLFITRRAELGSRLQIIEHEAAALQQQLLGYEGVKRNYDAQMRFQQQELEGLRDLAREGYVPRNKLFEAERNAAQLAGQIASGVGDVGRTRQAINESRLKALQAQQEFRRDAETQLSEVSAEAAGYADQIRALQFEVDNGAIRAPVAGQVMDVSIHTVGGVAQAGQTLMQVVPLDAPMAITARFEPLMANKLRPGLPVHVHFTALQRVDTPTVTGTVTTVSADQLINEQTHQPYFSAKVEIPADTVVELQSAGLLIRPGMLADVTVVTGERTLMNYLMKPLRERLLAAFKEE is encoded by the coding sequence ATGCGTGATCTGACTCCAGGGGCACAAGCGTACAGCGAGCAGGCGCTGAGTGTGCGCAGCACCACGACGCTGCCCAGCGCCAGCACCGATGCCGGGAGCGCGGCTCGTTATGGCGTGGGATTCCTGGTCCTGACGCTGGGTGGTTTCCTGCTCTGGGCCTGCCTGGCGCCGCTCGACCAAGGGGTGGTAGGCAGTGGCACCGTGGTGGTGGCGGGGGAGCGCAAGGCCGTGCAGTCGCTGGTCGGCGGAGTCGTGGAAAAACTGCTGGTCAGCGACGGCGACCGCGTCACCCAGGGGCAATTGCTCGTGCAACTCAACACGGTGCAAGCGCAGTCGCAACTGGACGTGACCCTGGGCAAGCTGCTCAATGATCGCAGCATCGAGGCGCGTTTGATTGCCGAGCGCCTGGGCAATGCCGAGATCCAATGGCCCGCGGAACTGCTGGCCCACGCCGACGAACCGCGGGTCAAGGCGGCCATGGCCTTGCAGAGCCAGTTGTTCATCACCCGCCGCGCGGAGCTGGGCAGCCGCTTGCAGATCATCGAGCACGAAGCCGCGGCCTTGCAGCAGCAATTGCTTGGCTACGAAGGCGTCAAGCGCAACTACGACGCGCAGATGCGCTTCCAGCAGCAGGAGCTTGAAGGCCTGCGCGATTTGGCCCGCGAAGGCTACGTTCCGCGCAACAAACTCTTCGAGGCCGAGCGCAACGCGGCCCAGTTGGCGGGACAGATCGCCTCCGGTGTGGGTGATGTCGGCAGGACCCGGCAGGCGATCAATGAAAGCCGACTCAAGGCCTTGCAGGCGCAGCAGGAGTTTCGCCGCGATGCCGAAACCCAGCTCAGCGAAGTCTCGGCCGAGGCCGCTGGTTATGCCGATCAGATTCGTGCCTTGCAGTTTGAGGTCGACAACGGTGCAATCCGTGCGCCGGTGGCCGGGCAAGTCATGGATGTGAGCATTCATACCGTCGGCGGCGTTGCGCAGGCCGGCCAGACGCTGATGCAGGTGGTGCCGCTGGATGCACCGATGGCGATCACCGCGCGTTTCGAGCCGCTGATGGCCAACAAACTGCGTCCGGGCCTGCCGGTGCATGTGCATTTCACCGCGCTGCAACGGGTGGATACGCCGACGGTCACCGGCACGGTGACGACGGTGTCGGCGGACCAGTTGATCAATGAGCAGACGCACCAACCGTACTTTTCCGCCAAGGTCGAGATTCCCGCCGACACCGTGGTTGAGTTGCAGAGCGCCGGTCTGCTGATTCGCCCGGGCATGCTCGCCGACGTCACGGTGGTGACGGGCGAGCGCACCTTGATGAATTACCTGATGAAGCCTTTGCGTGAACGCTTGTTGGCAGCCTTCAAGGAGGAATGA
- a CDS encoding alginate export family protein, giving the protein MVSMMRLSRTFLVLGLPLTAQVAWAGYTFEEGNLKGEVNFSAGGAVLSTRNVNFGGGVVDMRSGKNRGTKIDWQEFYVKPGVKLEYAVQPDFSLLAGGSLVGATTFGDGDAGGFTRSSDGKVSTEEFYGGFRAGEWTVTGGRQNYMIGNGFIVMDGNLDQLNDGAYWLAPRTAFKDSAVVAWDHGALKVQGFSLGTDSDLGDFRMSGVNLDYNLDDQVTLGATALKVKAMGPKGSTLPRRRDGMLVYNVRALNAKLPGIADLTLNAEYALERGSGEGVDYDAEAWYGQADYTFSTLPLTPVIGYRYASFSGDDNLTDNRQKAWDPLSKGFVDWSTWLIGDVVGNYLLFNSNENVQQFSLKTHLNETLTLGAIHYQFWLDEKNYMGTAVSDKRFADESVVFLDWAPSKSLSTSLSYNWVKPMAAARQVFGDDRKFSALELYFTYRY; this is encoded by the coding sequence ATGGTTTCCATGATGCGTTTGTCCCGAACGTTTCTCGTGCTCGGGTTACCCTTGACCGCCCAGGTTGCCTGGGCGGGCTACACCTTCGAGGAGGGCAACCTCAAGGGCGAGGTCAACTTCAGTGCCGGTGGCGCAGTCCTTTCTACCCGCAACGTCAACTTTGGCGGCGGCGTGGTGGACATGCGCAGCGGCAAGAATCGCGGCACGAAAATCGACTGGCAGGAGTTCTACGTCAAGCCGGGCGTCAAGTTGGAGTATGCCGTGCAGCCGGATTTCAGCCTGCTGGCTGGCGGCTCACTGGTGGGGGCGACCACCTTCGGGGATGGCGATGCCGGTGGCTTTACCCGCAGTTCCGACGGCAAGGTGTCGACCGAAGAGTTCTACGGTGGTTTCCGCGCCGGGGAGTGGACGGTCACAGGCGGTCGCCAGAACTACATGATCGGCAACGGCTTCATCGTGATGGATGGCAACCTCGACCAGTTGAACGACGGCGCCTACTGGCTCGCCCCACGCACCGCCTTCAAGGATTCGGCGGTGGTTGCCTGGGACCATGGCGCGTTGAAGGTCCAGGGCTTCAGCCTGGGAACCGACAGCGACCTGGGTGATTTCCGCATGAGTGGCGTGAACCTGGACTACAACCTCGACGACCAGGTGACGCTGGGTGCCACCGCGTTGAAGGTCAAGGCCATGGGGCCCAAGGGCAGCACGTTGCCGCGCCGTCGCGATGGCATGCTGGTGTATAACGTCAGGGCGTTGAACGCCAAGCTCCCGGGCATCGCGGACCTGACCTTGAATGCCGAATATGCCCTGGAGCGAGGCAGCGGCGAAGGCGTGGATTACGATGCCGAGGCCTGGTACGGCCAGGCGGATTACACCTTCAGCACGCTGCCGTTGACCCCGGTGATCGGCTACCGCTACGCGAGCTTTTCCGGCGACGACAACCTCACGGACAACCGACAGAAAGCCTGGGACCCGTTGAGCAAGGGCTTCGTCGACTGGAGCACCTGGCTGATCGGTGATGTCGTCGGCAACTACCTGCTATTCAACAGCAACGAAAACGTCCAGCAGTTCTCACTCAAGACCCACCTCAACGAAACCCTTACGCTCGGTGCGATCCACTACCAGTTCTGGCTGGACGAAAAAAACTACATGGGCACCGCCGTCAGCGACAAACGGTTTGCCGACGAAAGTGTAGTCTTCCTGGATTGGGCGCCTTCGAAGTCGTTGTCTACCTCGCTCTCCTATAACTGGGTCAAGCCCATGGCAGCGGCCAGGCAAGTCTTCGGCGACGACCGGAAATTCAGCGCGCTGGAACTCTACTTCACCTATCGCTATTAA
- a CDS encoding TetR/AcrR family transcriptional regulator gives MSGLRERQKAERRQAISKAAVELFERQGFQNTTIEQIASQAGVSAPTVFKYFGNKQEIILEILHDADQRALSDTRSQMPDIEDPVEALCYLERLLTGYALEVMHPSLWRELLPLILFGGDNGLPEGYRAMNDALRAEISGLIRELQQAGKLRADLDVDLAAFLLNDYSHLQLFRLVNQEQPDIEAHSTQVRRITELLFQGMRA, from the coding sequence GTGAGCGGACTGCGTGAACGTCAAAAAGCCGAACGCCGCCAAGCCATCAGCAAGGCAGCGGTCGAACTGTTCGAGCGCCAGGGTTTCCAGAACACCACCATCGAACAGATCGCCAGCCAGGCCGGGGTGTCGGCGCCCACTGTGTTCAAGTACTTCGGCAACAAGCAGGAAATCATCCTCGAGATCCTGCACGACGCCGACCAGCGCGCGCTCAGCGACACCCGTAGCCAAATGCCTGACATCGAAGACCCGGTCGAAGCGTTGTGTTATCTGGAGCGACTGTTGACCGGTTATGCGCTGGAAGTCATGCACCCGAGCTTGTGGCGTGAATTGCTGCCGCTGATTCTGTTTGGCGGCGACAACGGGCTGCCCGAGGGTTATCGCGCCATGAACGATGCGCTCAGGGCCGAAATCAGTGGGCTGATCAGGGAATTGCAACAGGCCGGCAAATTACGCGCCGACCTGGACGTGGACCTCGCCGCGTTCCTGTTGAACGACTATTCGCACTTGCAGCTGTTCAGGCTGGTCAACCAGGAACAGCCGGATATCGAAGCCCATTCAACGCAGGTCCGGCGTATCACTGAGCTGCTGTTCCAGGGCATGCGCGCCTGA
- a CDS encoding type I secretion system permease/ATPase, whose protein sequence is MGFLLDPRHDIDAALLSYRRVFWALALFSGVINLLVLVPSLYMMQVYDRVLTSRNETTLFMLTLMALGLFMFSALIEWVRGEVMIRMSAGLDEALGERIFDAAFARSLREHNANPAQVLTDLATLRQLITGQGLIALLDAPWLPIFLLVAFIFHPWFGVLTLVLALVLIGLALWGELATRARLGEANRLGVQSSIYVNSTLHNAEVIQALGMLGPLRQRWSLLQQRIIAAQAHASDRSARITSTTRFVRISGQSLALGLGALLVLEGQLSAGMMIAMSLLLGRALAPVEIAIGSWKQFNAGRQSYQRLSQLLAQHPRERLRMPLPPPTGAVRLEQLYVGPPGASQPILRGINFSLAKGDVLAVVGPSASGKSTLARALVGVWPAMGGSVRLDDAEISQWSHDALGPYLGYLPQDIELFDGTVADNIARFGEQDADKIIAAGRHAGIHEMILRFPKGYDTPLGPGGLGLSGGQKQRLGLARALYGRPSLIVLDEPNSNLDEAGELALVQAISALKAAGSTVVLITHRPNVLAVVDHILVLKDGTQQAFGPRDRVLKALMPGPRPAAVREAGGDA, encoded by the coding sequence ATGGGGTTTCTACTCGATCCGCGTCATGACATTGATGCTGCCTTATTGAGCTACCGCCGGGTGTTCTGGGCGCTGGCATTGTTCAGTGGCGTGATCAATCTGTTGGTGCTGGTGCCGTCGCTCTACATGATGCAGGTCTACGACCGGGTCCTGACCAGCCGCAACGAAACCACCTTGTTCATGCTGACCTTGATGGCCCTGGGACTGTTCATGTTCAGTGCCCTCATCGAGTGGGTCCGTGGCGAGGTGATGATTCGCATGAGCGCGGGGCTGGACGAAGCCTTAGGCGAGCGGATTTTCGACGCCGCTTTCGCTCGCAGCCTGCGCGAGCACAACGCCAACCCGGCGCAGGTGCTCACCGACCTGGCGACGTTGCGCCAGTTGATTACCGGGCAGGGCCTGATCGCCTTGCTCGATGCACCCTGGCTGCCGATCTTCCTGCTGGTGGCGTTCATCTTTCACCCCTGGTTCGGTGTGCTGACATTGGTGTTGGCCTTGGTGCTGATCGGCTTGGCGCTGTGGGGAGAACTGGCGACGCGAGCACGCCTGGGGGAGGCCAATCGACTGGGGGTGCAGTCGTCGATCTATGTGAACAGCACGCTGCACAATGCCGAAGTTATCCAGGCCCTGGGCATGCTCGGGCCGCTGCGTCAGCGCTGGAGCCTGTTGCAGCAACGGATCATTGCCGCCCAGGCCCATGCCAGCGACCGCAGTGCACGTATTACCTCGACGACTCGTTTCGTGCGGATCTCCGGGCAGTCCCTGGCGTTGGGGTTGGGCGCTTTGCTGGTGCTTGAAGGCCAACTGTCGGCGGGCATGATGATTGCGATGTCGCTGTTGCTGGGACGGGCCTTGGCACCCGTGGAAATCGCCATCGGCTCGTGGAAGCAATTCAACGCCGGACGCCAGAGCTACCAGCGCCTGAGCCAATTGCTGGCGCAGCACCCACGCGAGCGCCTGCGCATGCCGTTGCCACCGCCCACCGGCGCGGTGCGCCTGGAACAGTTGTATGTCGGTCCGCCAGGTGCTTCGCAGCCGATCCTGCGCGGGATCAATTTCAGCCTCGCCAAAGGCGATGTGCTGGCGGTGGTCGGACCCAGCGCCAGTGGTAAATCGACACTGGCGCGGGCCTTGGTCGGGGTCTGGCCGGCCATGGGCGGGTCGGTGCGCCTGGACGATGCCGAGATCAGCCAGTGGTCCCACGATGCCTTGGGCCCGTACCTTGGATACCTGCCACAGGACATCGAGCTGTTCGATGGCACGGTCGCCGACAACATTGCCCGCTTCGGTGAGCAGGACGCCGACAAGATCATCGCCGCCGGGCGTCATGCCGGCATCCACGAAATGATCCTAAGGTTCCCCAAGGGCTACGACACGCCGTTGGGCCCGGGTGGGCTTGGCTTGTCCGGTGGGCAAAAGCAACGCCTGGGCCTGGCTCGCGCGCTCTATGGGCGGCCATCGCTGATCGTGCTCGATGAGCCCAACTCCAACCTCGATGAAGCCGGAGAATTGGCACTGGTGCAGGCCATCAGTGCGCTCAAGGCGGCCGGCAGCACCGTGGTGTTGATTACCCACCGTCCCAATGTACTGGCGGTGGTCGACCACATCCTGGTGCTCAAGGACGGTACTCAACAAGCGTTCGGTCCTCGGGACCGGGTGCTCAAGGCATTGATGCCGGGGCCGAGACCGGCCGCGGTCAGGGAGGCGGGCGGCGATGCGTGA
- the gabP gene encoding GABA permease, which yields MTSPSFKDSNGHLAQGFKPRHVTMLSIAGIIGAGLFVGSGHAIAAAGPAVMLAYLFSGLLVVLVMRMLGEMAVANPDTGSFSTYADQAIGRWAGFTIGWLYWWFWVLVIPIEALAAGHVLNQWFPAIDAWLFASVSIVLLAVTNLFSVSKYGEFEFWFAMAKVVAIIGFISLGFAVLMGWIPEREASGLSRLMEEHGGFAPNGLSAVVGAFITIMFSFIGTEAVTIAAAESDNPAQNIAKATRSVIWRIGVFYLLSIFVVISVVPWNDPLLASVGSYQRALELMNIPHAKFLVDMVVLIAVASCMNSSIYIASRMLYSLGRRGDAPKALKVTSSAGVPRSAVIASTVLGAGVTLFSYFMPAGLFQFLLASSGAIALLVYLVIAISQLRMRRMLQRQNIELPFRMWLFPWLTWLVIVFISAALAVMMVTPEHRSEVSTTLGLALVISFIGLVTSRHSPQPERVVSLG from the coding sequence ATGACCAGCCCCAGCTTCAAGGACTCGAACGGCCATCTGGCACAGGGCTTCAAGCCTCGTCACGTCACCATGCTGTCCATTGCCGGAATCATCGGTGCGGGTCTGTTCGTGGGATCGGGGCATGCCATTGCCGCCGCTGGCCCGGCCGTCATGCTGGCCTATCTGTTTTCCGGGCTGTTGGTGGTCCTGGTCATGCGCATGCTGGGCGAGATGGCGGTTGCCAATCCGGACACCGGCTCCTTCTCCACCTATGCCGACCAGGCCATCGGACGCTGGGCAGGCTTCACCATCGGTTGGCTCTACTGGTGGTTCTGGGTGCTGGTGATTCCCATCGAAGCGTTGGCCGCCGGTCATGTGCTGAACCAGTGGTTTCCCGCCATCGACGCGTGGTTGTTTGCCTCGGTCTCCATCGTTCTGCTGGCCGTGACGAATCTGTTCAGCGTGTCCAAATACGGCGAGTTCGAGTTCTGGTTCGCCATGGCCAAGGTCGTGGCGATCATCGGCTTCATCTCCCTGGGTTTCGCGGTGCTGATGGGGTGGATTCCCGAGCGTGAAGCCAGCGGCCTGAGTCGGTTGATGGAGGAGCATGGCGGGTTCGCCCCCAACGGCCTGTCGGCGGTGGTGGGCGCGTTCATTACCATCATGTTCAGCTTCATCGGTACGGAGGCGGTGACCATCGCAGCCGCCGAATCCGATAACCCTGCGCAGAACATTGCCAAGGCCACCCGTTCGGTGATCTGGCGCATCGGTGTGTTTTACCTGCTGTCGATCTTCGTGGTCATTTCCGTGGTCCCCTGGAACGATCCGCTCCTGGCTTCAGTGGGTTCCTACCAGCGGGCCCTGGAACTGATGAACATTCCCCACGCCAAATTCCTGGTGGATATGGTGGTGCTGATCGCCGTGGCCAGTTGCATGAACTCCTCGATCTACATCGCCTCGCGGATGTTGTACTCCCTGGGGCGTCGCGGCGATGCGCCAAAGGCATTGAAGGTGACGTCTTCGGCTGGTGTGCCAAGGTCCGCGGTGATTGCCAGTACCGTACTGGGTGCGGGCGTCACCTTGTTCAGTTACTTCATGCCCGCCGGCCTGTTCCAGTTCCTGCTCGCCAGCTCCGGCGCCATCGCCTTGCTGGTGTACCTGGTGATCGCCATCTCGCAACTGCGCATGCGCCGGATGTTGCAACGGCAGAATATCGAGCTGCCTTTTCGCATGTGGCTGTTTCCCTGGTTGACGTGGTTGGTCATCGTGTTCATCTCGGCGGCGCTGGCGGTCATGATGGTCACGCCCGAGCATCGCAGCGAGGTCAGTACCACCTTGGGCCTGGCATTGGTCATTTCCTTTATCGGGTTGGTGACGTCGCGGCATTCGCCCCAGCCTGAACGGGTCGTTTCCCTCGGCTAG